In one Leptospira yasudae genomic region, the following are encoded:
- a CDS encoding MASE1 domain-containing protein, with amino-acid sequence MSLRFKEIIRISGIVFISGFIYYILAQIGRNTAIHPGYASAIWPASGAALGLTILFGNYAIIGVFLASFFSNSGTDLLSGIWMDPGKNLYLSFVIGLFSALQSYVGKVVLSLKIPGCRISEKTQYVFLFIALEAIVCTISCTGSVAFMYFLGEIDLSLVRQSWLTWWAGDTLGVYIGAPFILFWFRGAYKTPRWTELLESIVLLLLIVFFSLASFDLVTPIVSISYPLGYILIPLILWSAFRLGERPSSLAVVLSSIIAILGTISGSPQFYAESMNASYILLQFFVAVLSITSLLVASMVNERKDAENQLRISHQSLEDKVKARTHELLRSNEILREEIHEKNEARAALEKSQIRYMGLFEHLPVAIIEADYSQLKKVLDGLPEDINGDSFTDYVETHPDFVQLCFDSIQVVGVNQETVNLLRVESKDAVYKNWKRFFSQDNFKVFRRVLRKIREESYFYEVEVGFRVQDGTRLDIKIRWSVPPGFESSLSSVIVTLLDFTDIKSVERKLHLSLEEKEVMLKEIHHRVKNNLQVISSLLSMQSDYVQDKQSLSVFMESQNRLRTMSMIHEELYQSENLGKIQYSIYIEKLLNQLFQVYGKSDLVELITELETLDISVNRAIPIGLIINELVSNSLKYAFPEGENSSEKPELRISLAKMEENLEMQIEDNGIGMPSGFDLEDSNSLGLKLVNILVRQLKGKIDFSSDSKQGTRFKIHIPLTVDLV; translated from the coding sequence TTGTCTCTTCGTTTCAAAGAAATAATAAGAATCTCAGGAATCGTTTTTATATCCGGGTTTATTTATTATATTCTCGCGCAGATCGGAAGAAACACCGCGATTCATCCGGGTTATGCTTCCGCGATTTGGCCCGCTTCCGGAGCGGCGCTCGGGCTTACGATTCTATTCGGAAATTACGCGATCATCGGAGTTTTTTTAGCATCCTTCTTTTCCAATTCAGGAACGGATCTTCTTTCCGGAATCTGGATGGATCCCGGAAAGAATTTATATCTTAGTTTTGTGATCGGGCTTTTTTCGGCTCTTCAGTCTTATGTGGGAAAAGTCGTTCTTTCTCTGAAAATTCCCGGGTGTAGAATTTCCGAAAAAACCCAATACGTTTTTCTTTTTATCGCTTTGGAAGCGATCGTATGTACGATCAGCTGCACCGGTTCGGTCGCTTTCATGTATTTCTTGGGAGAAATCGATCTCTCCTTGGTACGTCAAAGTTGGCTTACCTGGTGGGCGGGCGACACGCTCGGCGTTTATATCGGCGCTCCCTTTATCCTTTTTTGGTTTCGAGGCGCGTATAAAACTCCGCGCTGGACCGAGCTCTTGGAATCGATCGTGCTTCTTCTTTTGATCGTATTCTTTTCCCTCGCCTCTTTCGATTTGGTAACTCCGATCGTTTCCATCAGCTATCCTCTGGGTTATATTCTGATTCCGTTGATCTTATGGTCCGCGTTTCGATTGGGAGAAAGACCGAGCAGCTTGGCGGTGGTTCTTTCTTCGATCATTGCGATTTTAGGAACGATTTCCGGTTCTCCTCAGTTTTATGCGGAATCGATGAACGCTTCTTATATTCTTTTGCAATTCTTCGTGGCCGTGTTGTCCATAACAAGTCTGCTTGTTGCAAGTATGGTGAACGAAAGAAAGGATGCGGAGAATCAGCTTCGTATTTCTCATCAGAGTTTGGAAGACAAGGTAAAGGCAAGAACGCACGAACTTCTTCGCTCCAACGAAATTTTGCGAGAGGAAATTCATGAGAAGAACGAGGCGAGAGCCGCGTTGGAAAAAAGTCAGATCCGCTATATGGGTTTGTTCGAACATCTTCCGGTTGCGATCATAGAAGCGGATTATTCCCAACTCAAAAAAGTTTTGGACGGTTTGCCCGAAGATATTAACGGAGATTCGTTTACGGATTACGTCGAAACCCATCCGGATTTTGTTCAGCTTTGTTTCGATTCGATTCAAGTCGTCGGGGTCAATCAAGAGACCGTCAATCTGCTTCGCGTCGAATCCAAGGATGCGGTTTATAAAAATTGGAAACGATTCTTCAGTCAGGATAATTTCAAAGTATTCCGAAGAGTTTTAAGAAAGATCCGGGAAGAATCCTATTTTTACGAAGTCGAAGTCGGCTTTCGCGTTCAAGATGGAACGAGATTGGATATTAAAATCCGTTGGTCCGTTCCTCCTGGATTCGAATCGTCTCTTTCAAGCGTGATCGTGACGCTATTGGATTTTACGGATATCAAATCCGTGGAAAGAAAACTTCATCTTTCTCTGGAAGAAAAGGAAGTAATGCTGAAGGAAATTCATCACAGAGTAAAGAACAATCTCCAGGTGATTTCTTCCTTGTTGTCGATGCAATCGGACTACGTTCAAGATAAACAAAGTCTTTCCGTGTTTATGGAAAGTCAGAACCGACTCCGGACGATGTCGATGATTCACGAAGAATTGTATCAATCGGAGAATCTAGGAAAGATTCAATATTCCATATATATCGAAAAACTATTGAACCAGCTCTTTCAGGTTTACGGGAAATCGGATTTGGTCGAATTGATAACCGAACTGGAAACTTTGGATATCAGCGTAAACCGCGCGATTCCGATCGGATTGATCATCAACGAGCTCGTTTCCAATTCTTTAAAGTACGCCTTCCCGGAAGGGGAGAATTCTTCCGAAAAACCGGAACTTAGAATTTCTCTCGCTAAGATGGAAGAAAATCTGGAGATGCAGATCGAGGACAACGGAATCGGAATGCCTTCGGGTTTCGACTTAGAGGATTCCAATTCGCTCGGTTTAAAACTCGTGAATATATTGGTGCGGCAACTCAAAGGGAAAATCGATTTCTCATCGGATTCGAAACAAGGAACGCGCTTCAAGATTCACATTCCTCTTACCGTCGATCTCGTTTGA
- a CDS encoding TetR/AcrR family transcriptional regulator, which yields MKKEDKIQARREEILDAALDIFSVKGYHAAGIADIAGKLDIGHGTCYRYFKNKLDILHALLDRVQNGLSEVISRQSPDKSNSLEEYRSQIGEIGVGLFELFGKDTRIGQVFFFETQGIDETVTVKTRKIYELSARVTELYLINGVKKGFLRKNLDTDIASKAINSMMFEGIRQSISRKSNRDYATRWMKAVPDLMLDGMRADS from the coding sequence ATGAAAAAGGAAGATAAGATCCAGGCGCGCAGAGAGGAAATCTTAGACGCTGCCCTCGACATTTTTTCGGTCAAAGGATATCATGCTGCCGGGATCGCGGATATCGCGGGAAAGTTGGACATCGGTCACGGAACCTGTTATCGTTATTTTAAGAATAAGTTGGATATCCTACATGCGCTTTTGGATCGAGTGCAGAACGGATTGTCCGAAGTGATTTCACGACAAAGTCCCGACAAATCCAATTCGTTGGAAGAATACCGTTCTCAAATCGGAGAAATCGGAGTCGGCCTTTTTGAACTTTTTGGAAAAGACACTCGCATCGGGCAGGTTTTCTTTTTTGAAACGCAGGGAATCGATGAAACGGTGACCGTCAAGACTCGGAAGATCTATGAACTTTCGGCCCGCGTTACCGAGCTTTATTTGATCAACGGTGTAAAGAAGGGTTTTTTACGGAAGAATCTGGACACGGATATCGCTTCCAAAGCCATCAATTCCATGATGTTTGAAGGAATCCGCCAATCGATTTCCCGCAAATCCAATCGAGACTATGCGACTCGCTGGATGAAAGCCGTTCCCGATCTGATGCTGGACGGGATGAGAGCGGATTCCTAA
- a CDS encoding aminotransferase class I/II-fold pyridoxal phosphate-dependent enzyme codes for MLKEINEPHRTLCGERIPFENIHAVSVSLPHLADVIGYEEKRTETLSRLKSGYPRFVAHSYIARILDYNREVKNVSTPQFIVSSKKAANAIVEKFSIEKYEILEDDGIFTLVIPNLKDLEKEILSFIQHTGCLASSRMAEDFLLKKGILQEVFREKAEKDSPVAKILSKLSSFYGNANPPILLSMSGMNGVYTAFEAFDRVQRKKGKTIWIRLGWLYVDNIRILEKYTKDSYVIHNATDLQDLEQFLKRNSQQVAGIITECPTNPLLLVPDYEKLKSIVDRYEIPLIADISVAGSAVIDVLPYVDVIVESLTKFACGNGDLMMGSVVFNQDSKWFSEIFPICKELIEEPYIRDCERLAYEIKDYEERVLKISENVKKLAAYFSKHPGIRNVFWTGSADSSANFEKITRIPGIQSGVLSIELAVPLEKFYDRLALLKGPSFGTEFTLNMLYVYLAHYELVTQEEGRKFLKENGLDPNLIRISVGTEDPDLLIQEYEKAFEA; via the coding sequence ATGTTAAAAGAAATCAACGAACCCCACCGGACCTTGTGCGGAGAACGAATTCCGTTTGAAAATATTCACGCGGTTTCCGTAAGCCTTCCTCATTTGGCGGACGTAATCGGTTACGAAGAAAAAAGAACCGAAACGCTTTCCCGATTGAAATCCGGTTATCCGAGGTTTGTGGCGCATTCTTATATCGCGAGAATTTTAGATTACAACCGAGAAGTAAAAAACGTCTCCACTCCTCAGTTCATCGTCTCTTCCAAAAAAGCGGCAAACGCAATCGTAGAAAAGTTCTCCATAGAAAAATACGAAATCCTTGAAGACGACGGAATCTTTACCTTGGTAATTCCGAATCTCAAGGATTTGGAAAAGGAAATTCTCTCCTTCATACAGCATACGGGATGTCTTGCGTCTTCGAGAATGGCGGAAGACTTCTTATTAAAAAAAGGAATCTTGCAGGAAGTTTTCCGTGAAAAAGCGGAGAAGGATTCTCCCGTTGCAAAAATTCTTTCAAAGCTTTCCTCTTTTTACGGAAATGCGAATCCTCCGATTTTACTTTCCATGTCGGGAATGAACGGGGTCTATACGGCGTTCGAAGCGTTCGATCGCGTTCAAAGAAAAAAAGGAAAAACGATTTGGATTCGTCTCGGTTGGTTGTATGTGGACAACATCCGAATCTTGGAAAAATATACGAAAGATTCGTACGTGATTCACAACGCCACGGATCTTCAAGACTTGGAACAATTTCTTAAACGGAATTCACAACAAGTCGCTGGAATCATCACCGAATGTCCGACCAATCCGCTTTTGTTGGTTCCCGATTATGAAAAATTAAAATCCATCGTGGACCGATATGAAATTCCTTTGATCGCGGATATTTCCGTCGCCGGGTCCGCGGTGATCGACGTGCTTCCGTATGTCGATGTGATCGTGGAAAGTTTAACCAAGTTCGCTTGCGGAAACGGAGATCTCATGATGGGTTCGGTCGTATTCAATCAAGATTCGAAATGGTTTTCGGAAATTTTTCCGATCTGCAAAGAATTGATCGAAGAACCGTATATTCGGGACTGCGAACGTCTTGCGTATGAAATCAAAGATTATGAAGAACGTGTATTAAAGATCAGTGAGAATGTGAAAAAACTCGCCGCGTATTTTTCAAAACATCCTGGAATCCGAAACGTATTCTGGACCGGCTCCGCCGATTCTTCCGCAAATTTTGAAAAGATCACGAGAATTCCAGGAATTCAATCCGGCGTTTTATCGATCGAACTCGCGGTTCCTTTGGAAAAATTTTACGATCGACTCGCGTTGCTAAAAGGACCGAGTTTCGGAACCGAGTTCACTCTTAATATGCTCTACGTTTATCTCGCGCATTACGAGCTGGTGACTCAGGAAGAAGGAAGAAAATTTCTGAAGGAAAACGGACTCGATCCGAACCTGATCCGAATCTCCGTTGGAACCGAAGACCCGGATCTTTTGATTCAGGAATACGAAAAAGCGTTCGAAGCTTAA
- the prfA gene encoding peptide chain release factor 1: MIDRLEKIQEKYLRISEELNLAKDPSALKNLYKERSRLTPLYLKVEEYLKIHQDRKDAEELIQSEKDEEMHSMLKEEIRQAGEKLEELEKELEILLLPPDPNSGKNILVEIRAGTGGEEAGLFVADLFRMYSKFADKQKIKTEVIDSSPTGIGGLKEIIFALEDDRAYDLFKFEGGTHRVQRIPSTESGGRIHTSAVTVAVLPEADEEEIEINENDLRIDVYRSSGAGGQHVNTTDSAVRITHIPTGVVVACQDEKSQHKNKAKALRILSARILEKQAEDKKQASDAIKKQMVGSGDRSERVRTYNFPQGRCTDHRIGFTSHNLSAIMEGELDELIGALTEEDRARKISETQTH; this comes from the coding sequence ATGATAGATAGACTTGAAAAAATACAAGAAAAATACCTTCGAATCAGCGAAGAGTTGAATCTCGCGAAAGATCCTTCCGCGTTAAAGAATCTGTACAAAGAAAGATCCAGGCTCACTCCTCTTTATCTCAAAGTGGAAGAATATCTGAAAATCCATCAAGATAGAAAAGACGCCGAAGAATTAATCCAGTCCGAAAAGGACGAAGAAATGCATTCCATGCTCAAGGAAGAAATCCGTCAGGCGGGTGAAAAGCTGGAAGAATTGGAAAAGGAACTCGAAATTCTTCTCTTACCTCCCGATCCGAATTCGGGAAAGAATATTCTTGTGGAGATCCGCGCCGGAACCGGAGGAGAAGAAGCCGGTTTGTTCGTGGCCGATCTTTTCCGAATGTATTCCAAATTCGCGGACAAACAAAAAATCAAAACCGAAGTCATCGATTCATCGCCTACGGGAATCGGGGGTTTGAAAGAAATTATTTTCGCACTCGAAGACGATCGCGCTTACGATCTTTTTAAATTCGAAGGCGGTACGCACCGCGTTCAAAGAATTCCGAGCACCGAGTCCGGGGGAAGAATTCACACGAGCGCCGTCACGGTTGCGGTTCTTCCAGAAGCCGACGAAGAAGAAATCGAAATCAACGAAAACGATCTTCGCATCGACGTCTATCGATCCTCGGGTGCGGGCGGTCAGCACGTAAACACGACGGATTCCGCGGTTCGAATCACTCACATTCCGACTGGGGTTGTGGTCGCTTGTCAGGATGAAAAATCACAGCATAAAAACAAAGCCAAGGCTCTTCGGATTTTGAGCGCGAGAATTCTCGAAAAACAAGCCGAAGATAAAAAACAAGCATCCGATGCGATCAAGAAACAGATGGTGGGAAGCGGAGATCGTTCCGAACGAGTACGAACCTATAACTTTCCGCAAGGACGATGCACCGATCATCGGATCGGATTTACGAGCCACAATCTTTCCGCGATCATGGAAGGGGAACTGGACGAATTGATCGGAGCTTTGACCGAAGAAGATAGAGCGCGTAAAATTTCGGAAACGCAAACTCATTGA
- a CDS encoding NUDIX hydrolase, whose amino-acid sequence MSKHGFFQITQKLFLRKGDELLILRDRKSGLGDLPGGRMNEDEFFQDWNLSMEREIEEELGSKVQIKVAPKPLFVHKHRVNEGNFPCIIIAYHADFLGGEIVLSDEHDYIAWEDVRTYEPSPLFTEYMLDAVNLYLKEYASLVH is encoded by the coding sequence TTGAGCAAACACGGCTTTTTTCAAATCACTCAAAAACTTTTTCTCAGAAAAGGGGACGAACTTCTCATTCTTCGAGACCGTAAATCCGGCTTAGGAGACCTTCCCGGCGGAAGAATGAACGAAGACGAATTCTTCCAAGACTGGAATCTCAGCATGGAACGCGAGATCGAGGAAGAATTGGGTTCGAAGGTTCAAATCAAAGTTGCGCCGAAACCGTTGTTCGTTCACAAACATAGAGTCAACGAAGGAAATTTTCCCTGCATCATCATCGCGTATCACGCGGATTTTCTCGGAGGAGAAATCGTTCTTTCCGACGAACACGACTACATCGCCTGGGAAGACGTCCGCACTTACGAGCCGAGTCCGCTTTTTACGGAATACATGCTCGACGCCGTAAATCTGTATCTTAAGGAATATGCATCTTTAGTGCATTAG
- a CDS encoding rhomboid family intramembrane serine protease: MIRILLFEFPLTTFFVFLNVATFFLVNIFVPEHLIRLYFLNHPGRIHPIAWIGAVFYHGNLIHLFGNMFYLFFLGRAVEFKAGKGRWLLFFFMAALISSLLDSFIRGVILHDSTPVVGASGAISGIAAVAALLSPFSLRFNGKNIPFPVFLVAWIMVYSDITNVFSEDGIARWAHLGGFISVIFAAYFLKPTERKQLHSGFILNLIFIILTLILAFFYTNR, from the coding sequence TTGATTCGAATTCTCCTTTTTGAATTTCCTCTCACAACCTTTTTCGTTTTTTTGAATGTTGCGACTTTTTTTCTCGTGAACATTTTCGTTCCCGAACATCTGATCCGGCTTTATTTTCTCAATCATCCCGGGAGAATTCATCCGATCGCATGGATCGGCGCCGTATTCTATCACGGAAATCTAATACACTTATTCGGAAATATGTTTTATCTTTTCTTTCTCGGAAGAGCCGTGGAATTCAAAGCCGGTAAGGGAAGATGGCTGCTGTTCTTTTTTATGGCGGCATTGATTTCATCTTTGTTGGACTCGTTTATTCGAGGCGTCATTCTCCACGACTCGACCCCCGTGGTCGGCGCGTCTGGCGCGATTTCGGGCATCGCCGCAGTCGCCGCTTTGCTTTCTCCCTTCTCGCTTCGTTTCAACGGAAAGAATATTCCGTTCCCGGTTTTTCTCGTCGCTTGGATCATGGTCTATTCCGATATTACGAACGTATTTTCGGAGGATGGAATTGCGCGTTGGGCGCACTTAGGCGGTTTTATCTCCGTGATCTTTGCAGCTTATTTTCTAAAACCAACGGAACGAAAACAGCTTCATTCCGGATTTATTCTCAATCTGATTTTCATCATTCTCACCCTGATCTTGGCGTTCTTTTATACCAATCGCTGA
- a CDS encoding TetR/AcrR family transcriptional regulator, producing the protein MISKKTVKAKKVINNETGKDPSLLNPRKEPSQKRSIDRVQKILDVVAVLLERHGAEAITTNMIALEAEIPIGSLYQYFPNKHAVLNAVGQRHLERVNLMLSAIFESDLSGKSWEDLIDSVIDSFANFYLTEPGFAPLWSSMKQDPELIEIDRENNIKIAENVSMILSQFNVDPAENKIISRIVVEVTDAILNRWIREQKDKEFSNRMIIELKIILKSYLTRYFPEGQETL; encoded by the coding sequence TTGATTTCAAAGAAAACAGTCAAAGCAAAGAAAGTTATCAATAACGAAACAGGGAAAGATCCGTCTCTTCTGAACCCGCGAAAAGAACCGTCTCAGAAACGATCCATCGATCGTGTTCAGAAAATTTTGGACGTAGTCGCCGTTCTTTTGGAAAGGCACGGAGCGGAAGCGATCACCACCAATATGATCGCACTCGAAGCGGAAATTCCCATCGGATCCTTGTATCAATATTTCCCGAACAAACACGCGGTTCTTAACGCGGTCGGACAAAGGCATTTGGAACGAGTCAACCTGATGCTTTCGGCGATTTTTGAATCCGATCTCTCCGGAAAATCCTGGGAAGATTTGATCGACTCAGTGATCGATTCTTTTGCGAACTTTTATCTAACCGAACCGGGTTTCGCTCCTCTTTGGTCTTCCATGAAACAGGACCCGGAGCTGATCGAAATCGACCGCGAAAACAACATTAAGATTGCGGAAAATGTTTCTATGATTCTTTCCCAATTCAACGTCGATCCGGCCGAAAATAAAATCATCTCCAGAATCGTCGTCGAAGTTACGGATGCAATCCTCAACCGCTGGATTCGCGAACAAAAAGATAAGGAATTTTCAAATCGAATGATCATCGAACTGAAGATTATTCTTAAATCCTATCTTACCCGATATTTTCCCGAAGGACAGGAAACGCTTTGA
- the hisB gene encoding imidazoleglycerol-phosphate dehydratase HisB, with amino-acid sequence MKAERKTSETEIKLEMNLRGTGKYQFDTEIPFFEHMLSHISKHGLIDLNLWLRGDIEIDCHHSVEDTAILMGSTIHKQLGDKAGIFRYGHFTLTMDEVLTTVAVDLGGRYFFKYTGPELTGKFGIYDAELSLEFLQKLALNAKMNLHVVVHYGDNRHHIHESIFKALGKALRMAIAQDAAAAGTIPSTKGVLE; translated from the coding sequence ATGAAAGCAGAAAGAAAAACGTCCGAAACAGAGATCAAATTGGAGATGAATCTCCGCGGAACCGGTAAGTATCAATTCGATACCGAGATCCCTTTTTTCGAGCACATGCTTTCACATATTTCCAAACACGGTTTGATCGATTTGAATCTCTGGCTGAGAGGGGATATCGAGATCGATTGCCACCACTCGGTCGAAGATACCGCCATCTTAATGGGATCTACGATCCACAAACAACTCGGCGATAAGGCCGGGATTTTTCGTTACGGACATTTTACTCTGACGATGGACGAGGTTTTAACAACCGTTGCCGTTGATTTGGGGGGTCGTTACTTTTTTAAATACACTGGCCCCGAGTTGACCGGAAAATTCGGAATCTATGACGCGGAACTTTCTCTGGAGTTTCTGCAAAAACTCGCATTGAACGCGAAGATGAATCTCCACGTGGTCGTTCATTACGGTGATAACAGGCATCATATTCACGAATCCATCTTTAAGGCTTTGGGTAAGGCGTTAAGAATGGCGATCGCACAAGACGCGGCCGCTGCGGGCACGATTCCATCTACGAAAGGAGTGTTGGAGTGA
- the hisH gene encoding imidazole glycerol phosphate synthase subunit HisH yields the protein MIAILDYGMGNIHSCIKAVSLYTNDYVFTNDRSVIENSKALILPGDGHFDKAMENLNSTGLRETIDKHVNAGKPLFGICIGFQILFESSEETAQGTKKEQIEGLGYIKGKIKKFQGKDFKVPHIGWNRLQIRRKEKSVLLKGIQDQSFFYFIHSYRPTDAEGNAITGLCDYYQEKFPAVVEKNNIFGTQFHPEKSHTHGLKLLENFIHSV from the coding sequence GTGATCGCCATTCTCGATTACGGAATGGGAAACATTCATTCCTGCATCAAAGCCGTTTCGCTTTATACGAATGATTACGTTTTTACGAATGATCGTTCTGTCATCGAAAATTCAAAAGCTCTAATATTGCCGGGCGACGGTCACTTTGATAAGGCTATGGAGAATTTGAATTCCACAGGTCTTCGCGAAACGATCGACAAACACGTGAACGCGGGAAAACCTCTTTTCGGAATCTGCATCGGCTTTCAGATTCTTTTCGAATCTTCCGAAGAGACCGCGCAAGGTACGAAAAAAGAACAGATCGAAGGTCTGGGCTACATCAAAGGAAAGATCAAAAAGTTTCAAGGCAAAGACTTTAAGGTTCCTCATATCGGATGGAACCGTCTTCAAATCCGCAGAAAGGAGAAGAGCGTTCTTTTAAAAGGAATCCAAGATCAATCCTTCTTTTACTTTATTCATTCTTACAGACCGACGGACGCGGAAGGAAACGCGATCACCGGTCTTTGCGATTACTATCAGGAAAAATTTCCCGCGGTAGTCGAAAAAAATAATATTTTCGGGACTCAGTTCCACCCCGAAAAGTCTCATACTCATGGACTTAAACTTTTGGAGAATTTCATTCATTCCGTATGA
- the hisA gene encoding 1-(5-phosphoribosyl)-5-[(5-phosphoribosylamino)methylideneamino]imidazole-4-carboxamide isomerase — MIIIPAIDLLDNCAVRLFKGNYEEKKIYSSEPWKLAEGFAKNGATLLHLVDLNGARNQLGINELSILKIRETTSLKVQLGGGIRDKEKLAYYDKIGIDRFILGTAAVTDPDLLKYALDQYGKDRVVVAVDARDGIVKIAGWEKDSGVHYRDLMERLAKAGIEHVVFTDIAQDGTLAGPNLEAYREILNSYPFQVIASGGISSLKDLMDLSSLDTKIPLFGVITGKALYEGKLDLAEAISSI; from the coding sequence ATGATCATCATTCCCGCCATCGATCTATTAGATAATTGTGCCGTTCGTCTTTTCAAAGGAAATTACGAAGAAAAGAAAATCTATTCCTCAGAACCTTGGAAACTCGCGGAAGGTTTTGCAAAGAACGGCGCGACCTTGCTTCACTTGGTCGATTTGAACGGAGCCAGAAATCAACTCGGTATCAACGAGCTTTCCATTCTGAAAATACGTGAAACGACTTCCCTCAAAGTGCAGTTAGGCGGAGGAATCCGGGACAAGGAAAAACTCGCTTATTACGATAAAATCGGAATCGATCGTTTTATTTTGGGAACGGCCGCGGTGACCGATCCGGATCTTTTGAAATACGCCTTGGATCAATACGGAAAAGATAGAGTCGTCGTAGCGGTGGACGCGCGCGACGGTATCGTAAAGATCGCGGGATGGGAAAAAGATTCCGGCGTTCATTACCGAGATCTAATGGAACGTCTCGCAAAGGCGGGTATCGAACACGTGGTCTTTACGGACATCGCTCAGGACGGAACTCTGGCAGGGCCGAATTTGGAAGCCTATCGAGAGATTTTAAATTCTTATCCGTTTCAAGTGATCGCTTCGGGAGGAATCTCTTCCTTAAAGGATCTTATGGATCTTTCCTCGCTTGATACGAAGATTCCTTTGTTCGGTGTGATTACCGGCAAGGCGTTGTACGAAGGAAAGCTGGATCTTGCGGAAGCGATCTCTTCCATCTAA
- a CDS encoding thioredoxin domain-containing protein, protein MSQLSKNKISIILSALGLLLSFLLIQKYYGDPSSVGETLCNALSESGSCDKVSESSYSAIRNVPGLGDIPIALFGFVFYGFVGFLFVLSEIKKETAESNLRLAFYVLVLGLVADAGLFIISVGVIKALCGLCVATYVVTIALLAVNFSEFKKLSDKSIQSVTNSLNGNILNLLIVVLSFFVFGLYGGRISTGGARLVSGAANGEKSIPEQLKEFETAATVSIDLKDVPVVGDPNAPITIVKYADFNCGHCMHTSKILKSFLSEYNGIIKVAYKNFPLDGNCNRLVGRKSPEASSCVAASAALCANQQNKFYPVYTGLYDDNEAGVMHTAVTVSRLAEKNGLKMDQFRACMSSSKIRDQINREVDEAEQLKINSTPTLFINNKPLPKSGTPDVDFLHQLINQLIKQS, encoded by the coding sequence ATGAGCCAACTTTCTAAAAATAAAATATCCATCATTCTTTCCGCATTAGGACTGCTTCTTTCGTTTTTATTGATTCAAAAATATTACGGAGATCCGAGCTCCGTCGGCGAAACTCTCTGCAACGCATTGAGCGAATCCGGTTCCTGCGACAAGGTTTCCGAAAGTTCTTATTCCGCGATCCGGAACGTTCCCGGTTTAGGCGATATTCCGATCGCTTTGTTCGGCTTTGTATTTTACGGTTTCGTAGGTTTCCTTTTCGTATTATCAGAAATCAAAAAAGAAACGGCCGAATCCAATCTCAGACTCGCGTTTTACGTTTTGGTTCTCGGTTTGGTTGCGGATGCCGGATTGTTCATTATTTCGGTCGGAGTGATCAAAGCGTTATGCGGCCTTTGCGTCGCAACGTACGTGGTTACGATCGCGCTTCTCGCCGTGAACTTTTCCGAGTTTAAAAAACTTTCCGATAAATCGATTCAATCGGTTACGAATTCATTAAACGGAAATATATTGAATCTTTTGATCGTGGTTCTTTCCTTTTTCGTCTTCGGCCTTTATGGAGGGAGAATTTCCACTGGCGGCGCGAGATTGGTTTCGGGCGCTGCAAACGGAGAAAAATCCATTCCCGAACAGTTGAAGGAATTTGAAACCGCCGCGACCGTTTCGATCGATCTGAAGGATGTTCCTGTCGTCGGCGATCCGAACGCGCCGATTACGATCGTAAAATACGCTGATTTTAACTGCGGTCATTGTATGCACACGAGCAAGATTTTGAAATCATTCCTGAGTGAATACAACGGAATCATCAAAGTCGCTTATAAGAATTTTCCTTTGGACGGAAACTGCAATCGTCTCGTGGGAAGAAAATCCCCGGAAGCGAGTTCCTGCGTCGCTGCGAGCGCCGCGCTTTGTGCGAATCAACAGAACAAATTTTATCCGGTCTACACAGGGTTATACGATGACAACGAAGCCGGTGTGATGCACACGGCCGTAACCGTGAGCCGCCTTGCGGAAAAGAACGGATTGAAAATGGATCAGTTCCGCGCCTGTATGAGTTCTTCCAAGATCAGGGATCAGATCAATCGGGAAGTGGACGAGGCGGAACAATTGAAGATCAATTCCACTCCGACTTTGTTCATCAACAACAAACCGCTTCCGAAGAGCGGAACACCGGACGTAGACTTTTTACACCAACTGATCAATCAGCTGATTAAACAAAGCTGA